In a genomic window of Pseudoxanthomonas indica:
- a CDS encoding enoyl-CoA hydratase-related protein, which yields MAESPANQPLVREQNAGVLRLRLNRPELHNAFDAGLIAALTAAIEEAGHNASVRVVVLEGAGASFSAGADLNWMRGMAAASEAENRDDALALARLMRSLDELPKPTIARVQGAAFGGGVGLVACCDIAIGVPEAKFGLTESKLGLLPAVISPYVIAALGARQARRWFASAEIFDAATAHAMGLLHQVVPVDHLDAAVTRQIDLLLKAGPHAAAAAKRLVARVAGGLDRDVLDADNAALIARLRVSEEGQEGLSAFLDKRAPSWIPKP from the coding sequence ATGGCGGAATCGCCAGCGAACCAGCCCCTTGTCCGCGAACAGAATGCCGGCGTGCTGCGCTTGCGGCTCAACCGCCCGGAGCTGCACAACGCCTTTGACGCCGGCCTGATCGCCGCGCTCACCGCGGCCATCGAGGAGGCCGGGCACAACGCCAGCGTGCGGGTGGTGGTGCTGGAAGGCGCCGGCGCGTCGTTTTCGGCCGGGGCGGACTTGAACTGGATGCGCGGCATGGCCGCCGCCAGCGAGGCCGAGAACCGCGACGACGCCCTTGCCCTGGCCCGGCTGATGCGCAGCCTGGACGAGTTGCCCAAGCCGACCATCGCGCGGGTCCAAGGGGCTGCTTTTGGCGGCGGCGTGGGCCTGGTCGCCTGCTGCGATATCGCCATTGGCGTACCCGAAGCCAAGTTCGGCCTGACCGAGAGCAAGCTGGGCCTGCTGCCTGCGGTCATATCCCCGTATGTCATCGCCGCCCTCGGTGCCCGCCAGGCACGGCGCTGGTTTGCCAGTGCGGAGATCTTCGACGCCGCCACCGCGCACGCCATGGGCCTGCTGCATCAGGTGGTGCCGGTCGATCACCTCGATGCCGCGGTGACGCGCCAGATCGACCTGCTGCTGAAGGCAGGCCCTCATGCAGCGGCAGCGGCCAAGCGACTGGTCGCACGGGTGGCAGGTGGCCTGGATCGCGACGTCCTGGATGCCGACAACGCAGCGTTGATCGCACGCCTGCGCGTCTCCGAGGAAGGCCAGGAAGGCTTGAGCGCCTTCCTCGACAAGCGCGCGCCGAGCTGGATACCCAAGCCGTGA
- a CDS encoding FeoA family protein, protein MMLTELPARALAIVETVEDHAPNDNIARRLRELGFVDGEQVQIVAKGPFGAEPLLVQVGFTRFALRRSEAARIRVRRLEKSA, encoded by the coding sequence GTGATGCTCACCGAATTGCCCGCCCGGGCCTTGGCCATCGTCGAAACCGTCGAAGACCATGCTCCCAATGACAATATCGCCCGTCGCCTGCGCGAGCTGGGCTTCGTCGATGGCGAGCAGGTGCAGATCGTGGCGAAGGGGCCGTTCGGCGCCGAGCCGTTGCTGGTGCAGGTGGGCTTTACCCGGTTCGCCCTGCGCCGCAGCGAGGCCGCACGCATCCGCGTACGCCGGCTGGAGAAGAGCGCATGA
- the feoB gene encoding ferrous iron transport protein B yields MSAQSLRLALVGNPNCGKTALFNQLTGSRQKVANYAGVTVERKEGRLTAPSGRSYAVLDLPGAYSLQAASLDEAITRDFCRGFLPGEKAPDVLVCVVDATNLRLHLRFALEVRELGKPMILAVNMMDAAQRRGIEIDLDALARELGVPVVQTVAVKHNGAQSLVAQIERTAEAPHAPQVQLGEGADLHAETRRLLSLAVSMPRRTAHIDDALDRWLLHPVIGLMTLAVVMFLIFQAVYAWATPLMDLIEAGAGALGEWVGGTLPEGPLNSLLVDGIIAGVGGVIVFLPQILILFAFILALEESGYLPRAAFLLDRMMASAGLSGRSFIPLLSSFACAIPGIMATRSIQDPRDRLATILVAPLMTCSARLPVYALLIGAFIPQKNIGIFNQQGLVLFGLYAAGILSALMVSWVMKKWRRDKSEHPLLLELPSYRIPHPRDLLIGLWERGAIFLKRVGGIILALTVLLWVLLTFPAPPADAVGPAIDYSFAGRIGHAMAALFAPLGFNWQICIALIPGMAAREVAVASLATVYALSAADDDAAAQALAPLISDGWSLATALSLLVWYIYAPMCLSTLATIKRETNSWKQMGFATFYLFALAYLASLVTYQVAKALGAG; encoded by the coding sequence ATGAGCGCCCAGTCCCTGCGCCTGGCCCTGGTCGGCAACCCCAATTGCGGCAAGACCGCCTTGTTCAACCAGCTCACCGGTAGCCGGCAGAAGGTGGCCAACTACGCCGGCGTAACCGTCGAGCGCAAGGAAGGCCGACTGACCGCACCGTCCGGCCGCAGCTATGCGGTGCTGGATTTGCCCGGTGCCTACAGTCTGCAGGCCGCGAGCCTGGACGAAGCCATCACCCGTGATTTCTGCCGCGGCTTCCTGCCGGGCGAGAAGGCCCCGGACGTGCTGGTCTGCGTGGTCGATGCCACCAATCTGCGCCTGCATCTTCGCTTCGCCCTGGAAGTGCGCGAACTCGGCAAGCCGATGATCCTGGCGGTCAACATGATGGATGCCGCGCAGCGTCGCGGCATCGAGATCGACCTGGACGCACTGGCGCGCGAACTGGGTGTGCCGGTGGTGCAGACCGTGGCGGTCAAGCACAACGGCGCGCAGTCGCTGGTGGCGCAGATCGAACGCACGGCCGAGGCGCCGCATGCACCGCAGGTGCAGTTGGGCGAGGGCGCCGACCTGCATGCCGAAACCCGTCGCCTGCTCTCGCTGGCGGTGAGCATGCCGCGCCGCACCGCGCATATCGATGACGCGTTGGATCGCTGGCTGCTGCATCCGGTCATCGGCCTGATGACCTTGGCCGTGGTGATGTTCCTGATTTTCCAGGCGGTCTATGCCTGGGCCACGCCATTGATGGACCTGATCGAAGCCGGCGCCGGCGCCCTCGGCGAATGGGTCGGCGGCACCTTGCCGGAAGGTCCGCTCAACAGCCTGCTGGTGGACGGCATCATCGCCGGCGTCGGCGGGGTGATTGTGTTTCTGCCACAGATCCTGATCCTGTTCGCCTTCATCCTGGCGCTGGAAGAATCCGGCTACCTGCCACGCGCCGCCTTCCTGCTGGATCGCATGATGGCGTCGGCGGGTTTGTCGGGTCGTTCGTTCATCCCGCTGCTGTCCAGTTTCGCCTGCGCCATTCCCGGCATCATGGCGACGCGTTCGATCCAGGATCCGCGGGATCGCCTGGCCACCATCCTGGTGGCGCCGCTGATGACGTGCTCGGCGCGCCTGCCGGTCTATGCGTTGTTGATCGGCGCTTTCATTCCGCAGAAGAACATTGGCATTTTCAACCAGCAGGGCCTGGTGTTGTTCGGCTTGTATGCGGCCGGCATCCTCAGTGCGTTGATGGTGTCCTGGGTGATGAAGAAGTGGCGCCGCGACAAGAGCGAGCATCCGTTGCTGCTCGAGCTGCCGTCGTACCGCATCCCGCATCCACGCGATCTGTTGATTGGCTTGTGGGAACGCGGCGCAATCTTCCTAAAGCGCGTGGGTGGCATCATCCTGGCGCTGACCGTGCTGCTGTGGGTGCTGCTGACGTTCCCGGCGCCGCCGGCGGACGCGGTGGGCCCGGCGATTGACTACAGCTTTGCCGGTCGCATTGGGCATGCCATGGCGGCGTTATTCGCCCCGCTGGGTTTCAACTGGCAGATCTGCATTGCATTGATTCCCGGCATGGCGGCGCGCGAAGTCGCGGTGGCCTCGCTGGCGACGGTATACGCCTTGTCCGCGGCCGACGACGATGCCGCCGCGCAGGCACTGGCGCCGCTGATCAGCGATGGCTGGTCGCTGGCCACCGCCTTGTCGCTGCTGGTCTGGTACATCTACGCACCGATGTGCCTGTCGACCCTGGCGACGATCAAGCGCGAAACCAATTCGTGGAAGCAGATGGGTTTCGCCACCTTCTATCTGTTCGCGCTGGCTTATCTGGCCTCGCTGGTCACCTACCAGGTGGCCAAGGCGCTGGGCGCGGGCTGA
- a CDS encoding DUF6587 family protein, giving the protein MDASLALQYAVIALAVVVSAWVVAKKQFPGTVRKLRVALALPLLREGKPDWQRKLGQWIAPQPRGGGNDGCGSCDGCGPSSKP; this is encoded by the coding sequence ATGGACGCCTCGCTCGCCCTGCAGTACGCCGTCATCGCGCTCGCGGTGGTGGTCAGCGCGTGGGTGGTGGCGAAGAAGCAGTTCCCCGGCACCGTGCGCAAGTTGCGGGTGGCGCTGGCTTTGCCACTGCTGCGCGAGGGTAAGCCGGACTGGCAGCGCAAGCTGGGCCAGTGGATCGCGCCGCAACCGCGCGGCGGTGGCAACGATGGCTGTGGCAGCTGTGACGGCTGCGGACCCAGCTCAAAACCCTGA
- a CDS encoding J domain-containing protein, which produces MDPFELLGLEEDADQTTIKRAYARLLKVTRPDTDPVGFQQLHEAYQSALEYARWQNVHVAAPSADSHADAEQSPAIGLSPGTTSPMREVAEPTVATQVKQALDNLLIHADDVPSTQAFDFDAFCDEADQRAATQTPAEVSRWLQQHPALYRMSLKQDVGAALFAHWDSGDQVLRNDRLAAFSQFFDIDETHLREKMRVRWAVINDRTDEFGEAHPRVVRQLKRRFSLPQAVLTSLVPGMAVRIAALGHRLIEAEGQLSVRLQPRQFEFFAQLADPRYAGRWRWLPMLLRPLLLGVIAAVVIPWAATKPFDPLQVGALTAGGTLVVELAAWLLAWLRTEQSPSRGWSAHLSTFLPLWLALLALLIDAGTSATLLAAVLASVGALAHWRRAFDALRFMLGGLWMWSMVPQLVSHLSQWIWAMACVPIGLILFDAYYAHQHGVPLRNAAGNRWTTIASYAFFISWLAYRFLGTSR; this is translated from the coding sequence ATGGATCCGTTTGAGTTGCTGGGCCTGGAGGAAGATGCCGATCAAACGACCATCAAGCGTGCCTACGCGCGCCTGTTGAAGGTCACCCGACCCGACACCGATCCGGTCGGCTTCCAGCAACTGCACGAGGCCTATCAGTCGGCGTTGGAATACGCGCGCTGGCAGAACGTGCATGTAGCTGCACCGTCTGCCGATTCTCATGCCGATGCAGAGCAATCGCCCGCCATCGGGTTGTCGCCCGGCACAACCTCACCAATGCGGGAAGTGGCGGAGCCAACGGTCGCCACGCAGGTCAAGCAAGCGTTGGACAACCTGCTCATCCACGCCGACGACGTGCCGTCCACACAGGCGTTCGACTTCGACGCATTCTGCGATGAGGCCGATCAGCGCGCCGCCACCCAGACGCCTGCCGAAGTGAGCCGCTGGTTGCAGCAACACCCGGCGCTGTATCGAATGAGCCTGAAGCAGGATGTCGGCGCCGCTCTGTTTGCGCATTGGGACAGCGGTGACCAGGTGCTGCGCAATGATCGGCTGGCCGCCTTCAGCCAGTTTTTCGATATCGATGAAACTCATCTGCGCGAAAAGATGCGCGTGCGCTGGGCGGTGATCAATGACAGGACCGACGAGTTCGGTGAAGCGCATCCGCGCGTGGTCCGCCAGCTCAAGCGCCGGTTCTCCCTGCCGCAGGCGGTGCTGACCTCGCTGGTGCCCGGCATGGCCGTACGCATTGCGGCGCTGGGCCATCGGCTGATCGAGGCGGAGGGACAATTGTCGGTGCGGTTGCAGCCGCGGCAGTTCGAGTTCTTCGCGCAGTTGGCCGATCCGCGCTACGCCGGCCGCTGGCGTTGGCTGCCCATGCTGCTGCGTCCGCTGCTGCTGGGCGTGATCGCCGCGGTGGTGATTCCGTGGGCGGCGACCAAGCCCTTTGACCCGTTACAGGTGGGTGCGCTGACGGCTGGTGGGACGCTGGTAGTCGAGCTGGCCGCCTGGCTGCTGGCGTGGCTGCGCACGGAGCAAAGCCCGTCGCGCGGCTGGAGCGCGCATCTGTCCACCTTCCTGCCACTCTGGCTGGCCCTGCTGGCACTGCTGATCGATGCGGGCACGTCCGCCACCTTGCTGGCGGCGGTTCTGGCCAGCGTCGGCGCACTGGCGCATTGGCGGCGAGCGTTCGACGCCTTGCGCTTCATGCTCGGTGGATTGTGGATGTGGAGCATGGTGCCGCAGCTGGTCAGCCACCTGTCGCAATGGATCTGGGCGATGGCCTGCGTGCCGATCGGGTTGATCCTGTTCGATGCCTACTACGCTCACCAGCACGGCGTGCCCTTGCGCAACGCGGCGGGCAATCGCTGGACCACCATCGCCTCGTACGCATTCTTCATCAGCTGGCTGGCGTACCGGTTCCTGGGCACATCGCGCTGA
- a CDS encoding molecular chaperone HscC, which produces MIVGIDLGTTHSLVAVYGESGPQLIPNALGELLTPSVISVDEHGTVLVGRPAQERLITQPHRSVGSFKRWMGTNRSTPLGEHRFRPEELSALVLRALIADAEAHLGDKVSEAVISVPAYFGDAQRKATRAAGELAGIRVERLINEPTAAAMSYGLQQRDGGGRFLVFDLGGGTFDVSILEMFDGVMEVHASAGDNFLGGEEFLDAVETHCLQAWALKAEALPAGERAQLRRRLERAKRQLSQSGAGEVSVDVTLAGEPRQWRMDEARFAQICEPLVQRLRTPLERAMRDARLTAEQLDEIVLVGGASRMPLAARLVSRMFGRLPLRHINPDEAIAVGAAVAAGMKARNEALEEIILTDVCPHTLGVGTVQQGANGHVLQGVFSPIIHRNSTVPVSRVERYQPMQDFQRQVEFEIFQGESPRVINNVRLGSISVAVPPRPAAENPVDIRFTYDINGLLQVEATVVASGLTQEVILEQNPGLLSANDIRERLARLTALKVHPRDQQENLSLVARAERLYEELLWARADLQEALTHFRGALETQDPQLIREQRGHFAAMLEQIESRA; this is translated from the coding sequence ATGATTGTCGGCATCGATCTGGGCACCACGCACTCGCTGGTGGCCGTGTACGGGGAAAGCGGTCCGCAGTTGATTCCCAACGCGCTGGGCGAGCTGCTCACGCCGTCGGTGATCAGCGTGGACGAACATGGCACGGTGCTCGTCGGTCGCCCCGCCCAGGAGCGCTTGATCACCCAACCGCACAGGAGCGTGGGCAGCTTCAAGCGGTGGATGGGAACGAACCGGAGCACCCCGCTGGGCGAGCACCGCTTCCGCCCCGAAGAGTTGTCGGCCCTGGTGCTGCGCGCCTTGATCGCCGATGCCGAGGCGCATCTTGGCGACAAAGTCAGCGAAGCCGTGATCAGCGTGCCGGCCTACTTCGGCGATGCGCAACGCAAGGCCACGCGCGCGGCCGGCGAACTGGCCGGCATCCGTGTCGAGCGCCTGATCAACGAGCCCACCGCCGCCGCCATGTCCTATGGATTGCAGCAGCGCGACGGCGGCGGGCGCTTCCTGGTGTTCGACCTGGGCGGTGGCACCTTCGACGTGTCGATCCTGGAAATGTTCGACGGCGTCATGGAAGTGCATGCCAGTGCCGGCGACAACTTCCTGGGCGGCGAGGAGTTCCTGGATGCGGTGGAAACCCATTGCCTGCAGGCATGGGCACTGAAAGCCGAAGCGTTGCCTGCGGGTGAGCGGGCGCAACTGCGCCGGCGCCTGGAGCGGGCCAAGCGCCAGCTTTCCCAGTCGGGCGCCGGCGAGGTCAGCGTGGACGTGACGCTGGCCGGCGAACCGCGCCAGTGGCGCATGGACGAAGCCCGCTTCGCGCAGATCTGCGAACCGCTGGTGCAGCGTTTGCGCACGCCCCTGGAACGGGCGATGCGCGACGCCCGCCTGACGGCGGAACAGTTGGACGAAATCGTGCTGGTGGGCGGCGCCTCGCGCATGCCGCTGGCCGCGCGCCTGGTTTCGCGCATGTTCGGTCGCCTGCCCCTGCGCCATATCAACCCCGACGAAGCCATCGCGGTGGGGGCGGCCGTGGCCGCCGGCATGAAGGCGCGCAACGAGGCGCTGGAAGAAATCATCCTGACCGATGTCTGCCCGCATACGTTGGGGGTCGGCACCGTCCAGCAAGGCGCCAACGGGCACGTGCTGCAAGGCGTGTTCTCGCCCATCATCCACCGCAACAGCACGGTGCCGGTCAGTCGGGTGGAACGGTACCAGCCGATGCAGGATTTCCAACGCCAGGTGGAATTCGAGATCTTCCAGGGCGAAAGCCCGCGGGTGATCAACAACGTGCGCCTGGGCAGCATCAGCGTGGCCGTGCCGCCCAGGCCGGCGGCGGAGAATCCGGTCGATATCCGCTTCACTTATGACATCAACGGCCTGCTGCAAGTGGAGGCCACGGTGGTCGCCAGCGGTCTGACCCAGGAAGTGATCCTCGAGCAGAACCCGGGCCTGCTCAGCGCCAACGATATCCGTGAGCGCCTGGCCAGGCTGACCGCGCTGAAGGTCCACCCGCGCGATCAACAGGAAAACCTGAGCCTGGTCGCCCGCGCCGAACGCCTGTACGAGGAACTGCTGTGGGCGCGCGCGGATCTGCAGGAAGCGCTGACGCACTTCCGGGGCGCCTTGGAAACCCAGGATCCGCAGCTGATCCGCGAGCAACGCGGCCATTTTGCCGCGATGCTCGAGCAAATCGAGTCCCGCGCGTGA
- a CDS encoding bactofilin family protein, whose product MSIWKDPAPAKRDTPPPLTDPSPAPARDATPATADFSPTVTPPGVRPASPAPATATTPAMNESLIAADLTIEGKIEGAGHIRIAGKFKGDVNVQGDLTIETGAKLSGGVRAKKVVIAGELEGNIESAARVELLASGVLVGDVKAGSLTVAAGSRMRGQAEFGWDDGKASGTGSGKGSAGSSSNTNSDTSAAATSEPAKA is encoded by the coding sequence ATGTCCATCTGGAAAGATCCCGCCCCTGCCAAGCGTGACACCCCGCCGCCGCTGACTGATCCGTCGCCCGCCCCGGCCCGCGACGCAACTCCCGCCACCGCCGACTTCTCCCCGACGGTCACGCCCCCCGGCGTGCGTCCTGCCTCCCCTGCTCCCGCCACTGCCACGACGCCCGCCATGAATGAATCGCTGATTGCCGCCGACCTGACCATCGAAGGCAAGATTGAAGGCGCCGGCCATATCCGAATCGCCGGCAAGTTCAAGGGCGACGTCAACGTGCAGGGCGACCTCACCATCGAGACCGGCGCCAAGCTCAGTGGCGGCGTGCGCGCCAAGAAGGTGGTCATCGCCGGCGAGCTCGAAGGCAATATCGAATCGGCCGCCCGGGTCGAACTCCTCGCCTCCGGCGTGCTGGTGGGCGACGTCAAGGCCGGCTCGCTGACGGTGGCGGCCGGTTCACGCATGCGCGGCCAGGCCGAATTCGGTTGGGACGATGGCAAGGCCAGCGGCACCGGCAGCGGCAAGGGCAGCGCAGGCAGTTCGAGCAACACGAATTCCGACACCAGCGCCGCGGCCACCAGCGAGCCTGCCAAGGCATGA
- a CDS encoding SDR family oxidoreductase encodes MSLASVLLITGGGRGIGAATALEAARRGYAVAVNYRRNAAAAEQVVTEIRLAGGQAVAVAADVAVEAEVVALFEQVDRTLGPLTALVNNAGILETQMRLESLDAARIQRILATNVTGTLLCCREAARRMSTRHGGKGGAIVNVSSVAARTGSPGEYVDYAASKGAVDTLTMGLAQELAGEGIRVNAVRPGFIYTDMHADGGEPGRVDRVKAFVPMQRGGQPEEVARAILWLLSDESSYTTGSFIDVAGGR; translated from the coding sequence GTGAGCTTGGCCAGCGTCCTGCTGATCACGGGCGGCGGTCGTGGCATCGGCGCGGCCACCGCACTGGAAGCCGCACGCCGCGGTTACGCAGTGGCAGTCAACTACCGCCGCAATGCGGCGGCGGCCGAGCAGGTGGTGACCGAGATTCGACTGGCCGGCGGACAAGCGGTGGCGGTAGCGGCCGACGTGGCGGTGGAGGCCGAAGTGGTCGCGCTGTTCGAGCAGGTCGACCGCACCCTCGGCCCCCTGACCGCACTGGTCAACAACGCCGGCATTCTGGAAACGCAGATGCGGTTGGAGTCCTTGGACGCCGCGCGCATCCAGCGCATCCTCGCCACCAACGTCACCGGCACCCTGCTCTGCTGCCGCGAAGCCGCGCGGCGCATGTCTACCCGCCATGGTGGCAAAGGTGGCGCTATCGTCAACGTCTCATCGGTGGCCGCGCGAACCGGTTCGCCGGGCGAGTACGTCGATTACGCCGCCTCCAAAGGCGCGGTCGATACGCTCACGATGGGCCTGGCGCAGGAACTGGCCGGCGAAGGCATCCGCGTCAATGCCGTGCGCCCGGGCTTCATCTACACCGACATGCATGCCGACGGCGGCGAACCGGGTCGGGTGGATCGGGTCAAGGCGTTCGTGCCGATGCAGCGTGGTGGCCAGCCCGAAGAGGTCGCGCGCGCGATCCTGTGGTTGCTCTCGGACGAATCCAGCTACACCACGGGCAGCTTCATCGACGTCGCCGGCGGCCGCTGA
- a CDS encoding carboxyl transferase domain-containing protein produces the protein MSAITSQLDPRSQEFLDNVAFHRALVEELDRRLARAADGGGEKARSKHTERGKLLARDRVTALLDPGSPFLEIAPLAAEDMYGGAAPAAGMVCGIGRVMGQEVVIVANDATVKGGTYFPITIKKHLRAQEIARENKLPCVYLVDSGGAFLPLQDEVFPDKEHFGRIFYNQARLSAENLPQIAVVMGSCTAGGAYVPAMCDESIIVREQGTIFLGGPPLVKAATGEVVDAEALGGADVHTSVSGVADHFAEDDRDALQIARRLIGNLNRRKVLPVAVRDAREPLYPADELYGIVPKDTRRPFDIREVIARLTDGSELDEFKARYGKTLITGFAHLHGYPVGIVANNGILFAESALKGAHFIELCNQRGIPLVFLQNITGFMVGRKYENAGIAKDGAKMVTAVACSSVPKFTVVIGGSFGAGNYAMCGRAYGARFLWMWPNARISVMGGEQAASVLATVKRDGIEASGSEWSAAEEEAFKAPIREQYETQGSPWYATARLWDDGIIDPADTRRVLGLGLSASLNAPIEPARFGIFRM, from the coding sequence ATGTCCGCCATCACTTCGCAGTTGGACCCTCGCTCCCAGGAATTCCTCGACAACGTTGCCTTTCACCGCGCCCTGGTGGAAGAACTGGATCGCCGCCTGGCACGCGCTGCGGATGGCGGTGGCGAGAAGGCGCGCAGCAAGCACACCGAACGCGGCAAACTGCTGGCGCGTGATCGCGTCACCGCCCTGCTCGACCCGGGCTCGCCTTTCCTGGAAATCGCGCCGCTGGCAGCCGAGGACATGTATGGCGGCGCCGCGCCGGCCGCCGGCATGGTCTGCGGAATCGGCCGCGTGATGGGCCAGGAAGTGGTGATCGTCGCCAACGATGCCACCGTCAAGGGCGGCACCTATTTCCCGATCACCATCAAGAAGCATCTGCGCGCGCAGGAGATCGCCCGCGAGAACAAGCTGCCCTGCGTCTACCTGGTCGATTCGGGCGGCGCTTTCCTGCCCTTGCAGGATGAAGTGTTTCCGGACAAGGAACACTTTGGCCGCATCTTCTACAACCAGGCGCGCCTGAGTGCGGAGAACCTGCCGCAAATCGCGGTGGTGATGGGCAGCTGCACCGCCGGCGGCGCCTATGTGCCGGCGATGTGCGACGAGTCCATCATCGTGCGCGAGCAAGGCACCATCTTCCTGGGCGGCCCACCACTGGTGAAGGCCGCCACCGGCGAAGTCGTGGATGCCGAGGCGCTGGGCGGCGCCGACGTGCATACCAGCGTGTCGGGCGTGGCCGACCACTTCGCCGAAGACGATCGCGACGCCCTGCAGATTGCACGCCGCCTGATCGGCAACCTCAATCGCCGCAAGGTGCTGCCGGTGGCCGTGCGCGATGCGCGCGAACCGTTGTATCCCGCCGACGAGTTGTACGGCATCGTGCCCAAGGACACCCGTCGACCTTTCGACATCCGCGAAGTCATTGCCCGCCTGACCGACGGCAGTGAACTGGACGAGTTCAAGGCGCGCTACGGCAAGACCTTGATTACCGGCTTCGCCCATCTGCATGGCTATCCGGTCGGCATCGTCGCCAACAACGGCATCCTGTTTGCCGAGAGCGCACTCAAGGGCGCGCACTTCATCGAACTGTGCAACCAGCGCGGCATCCCGCTGGTGTTCCTGCAGAACATCACCGGCTTCATGGTCGGCCGCAAGTACGAGAACGCCGGCATCGCCAAGGACGGCGCCAAGATGGTGACCGCGGTGGCGTGTTCCTCGGTGCCCAAGTTCACCGTGGTGATTGGCGGCAGCTTTGGCGCCGGCAATTACGCCATGTGTGGTCGCGCCTATGGCGCGCGCTTCCTGTGGATGTGGCCCAACGCCCGCATCAGCGTGATGGGCGGCGAGCAGGCTGCCAGCGTGCTGGCCACGGTCAAGCGCGATGGCATCGAAGCCAGCGGCAGCGAATGGTCGGCCGCCGAGGAAGAGGCCTTCAAGGCGCCCATCCGCGAACAGTACGAAACCCAGGGCAGCCCGTGGTACGCCACCGCGCGCCTGTGGGACGACGGCATCATCGATCCGGCCGATACGCGCCGCGTGCTGGGCCTGGGTCTGTCGGCGTCGCTCAATGCGCCGATCGAACCGGCCCGGTTCGGCATCTTCCGGATGTGA
- a CDS encoding thiolase family protein — MSDIVIAAAKRTAIGSFLGQFTGVPTPTLGAAAISAALAQSGVAADEVTEVIMGCVLPANLGQAPARQAALAAGLPNAVGCTTINKVCGSGMKAIMLGHDLIKAGSASIVVAGGMESMTNAPHMIPNSRTGNRYGGFQAVDHMAWDGLTNPYDGQAMGVFAEATVAKYGFTREEQDAYSIESVKRAQAAQQSGAFADEIVPVTVSTRKGDVEVSTDEQPGKSDLAKIPTLKPAFKKDGTVTAASSSSISDGAAATVLLSAEEAARRGVQPLARIVGHATFSQAPEWFTTSPVSAIDKLLKQVGWTVDQVDLFEVNEAFAVVAMAPIKDLGIPHEKLNVNGGACALGHPIGASGARLVVTLVNALRTRGLKRGIASLCIGGGEATAIAIELV; from the coding sequence ATGTCCGACATCGTCATTGCCGCCGCCAAGCGCACCGCCATCGGCTCGTTCCTGGGCCAGTTCACCGGCGTACCCACCCCTACCCTGGGCGCCGCCGCCATCAGCGCCGCCCTGGCGCAGTCGGGCGTGGCAGCCGACGAGGTCACCGAAGTGATCATGGGCTGCGTGCTGCCGGCCAACCTGGGTCAGGCGCCCGCACGCCAGGCGGCTCTGGCCGCCGGCCTGCCCAATGCCGTCGGTTGCACCACCATCAACAAGGTCTGCGGTTCGGGCATGAAGGCCATCATGCTGGGCCATGACCTGATCAAGGCCGGTTCGGCCAGCATCGTGGTGGCCGGTGGCATGGAATCGATGACCAATGCCCCGCACATGATCCCCAACTCCCGCACCGGCAACCGTTATGGCGGCTTCCAGGCCGTCGACCACATGGCGTGGGATGGCCTGACCAATCCCTACGACGGCCAGGCCATGGGTGTGTTTGCCGAGGCCACGGTGGCCAAGTACGGCTTCACCCGCGAGGAGCAGGACGCCTACTCCATCGAATCGGTCAAGCGCGCCCAGGCCGCGCAGCAGTCGGGCGCCTTCGCCGACGAAATCGTCCCGGTCACCGTCTCCACCCGCAAGGGCGACGTGGAGGTCAGCACCGACGAGCAGCCGGGCAAGTCCGACCTGGCCAAGATTCCCACCCTCAAGCCGGCGTTCAAGAAGGACGGCACGGTCACCGCTGCCAGCTCGTCGAGCATTTCCGACGGCGCCGCCGCCACCGTCCTGCTCAGTGCCGAAGAAGCCGCCCGCCGCGGCGTGCAGCCGCTGGCCCGCATCGTCGGCCACGCGACTTTCTCGCAGGCGCCGGAATGGTTCACCACCTCGCCGGTAAGCGCCATCGACAAGTTGCTCAAGCAGGTCGGCTGGACGGTGGATCAGGTGGACCTGTTCGAGGTCAACGAAGCGTTTGCCGTGGTGGCCATGGCGCCAATCAAGGACCTGGGCATCCCGCACGAGAAGCTCAACGTCAACGGCGGCGCCTGCGCGCTGGGCCACCCGATTGGCGCCTCCGGCGCACGCCTGGTGGTCACCCTGGTCAACGCTTTGCGCACGCGCGGCCTGAAGCGCGGAATTGCCTCGCTCTGCATCGGCGGCGGCGAAGCCACGGCCATCGCCATCGAGCTGGTTTAA